The genomic interval ccaaaacggagagaacaagtcttcatctgcaatatttcagcctttaagttcatgattagtcaataattttccccgctttctatcttaactccttttcagccaccagtttccagatgctaccatgatgccaacctgggaattcccagggcagacaacctcaccacgtgtcctagagctccgcttccccagagccccgccccactagggaaagagagagacaggctgggagtatggaccgacctgtcaatgcccacgttcagcagggaagcaattccagaagccagatcttccaccctctgcaccccacaatggccttgggtccatgctcccagagggataaagaataggaaagctatcaggggagaggatggataCGGgagttgtggtgggaactgtgtggagttgtatccctcttatcctatggtcttgccagtgtttccattttataaataaaaattaaaaaaaaatagtttgtgcTTTGTACCCCTGCCCGAGGCCTCCACTCTCTCTCTTCACGCAGCAGCTGAGCAAGCGCCTGCCCCTCCCTCAGTGCACAGGCGCGGACAGGGAGTGTCTGTGGGGAGCGGACCGGGTGTAGGCACATTTGTTGTTCCCTACTTTGGGGCTTATTGTCCCCAAAACTGAGAAGCAAAATCAGGGTAGTGAAGGGATaagtgtttgtattttttttaaaacaacgtCAGGATTTCTGCTCCCAAAGTGTCAACTTTATGGTGAACAGGAATTTCTCATTTAGACCACATAAAGGTCTTGGTGTTGAATACACCGAATTCATTCTTGATTTCAGGCCCTGTGTGACTGCAGATACTCCAGAAGGAAGGGACCTGGGCGCAGCCCAGTCCTCCAGATCGATGCCAAACTTCCTCCCTTCCTGAGGGGTCCTGAGCACCCTGATTCCAGAACCTTGCCTCTGCAAGGCCGAATGCACCCTGAGCATATGAGTAAAGGCTGTGAAAACGGGGGTGTGAAATTCACTACGTGTAAGAAAAAAGCTTAGAGGGCAAGAGTCGGCACCAGTGGTGAGGCACAacggtggagacagagagagagagagagagagagagagagagagagagagagagagagagaagaagaagaaggaggaggaggaggaggaggaggaggaggaggaggaggaggagggagggtgagagagagaagaaggaggaggaggaagggactgaataggaaggaaaggggggcaggcagtagcacacttggttaagcacacaacatagtgcagaaggatccaggttcaaatcccaggtccccacccacaggtggaaagctttacaagtggtgaatcagggctgtcaggcatgtctctgtttctctccctctctacctcctgctcccctctcaatttctctctgtctctatccaataataaatacataaataaaaatttaagaaatatatagcattatttaaaaagagatattttaaaaaaaacaggagggggagggagaggaagggggagagggaggagcacTGAATTGCGAACATTTCTCTAGGGAAGATGGTGGATTCCAAGAGGAGAGGCGttgggtggggagtcggggagaaGGGCTCTGCTAActacagggagaggagagaggaggttgGGCTCCAGGGCATATGAGGAAGGACCCTctgaaaccccagcaataaggTCCAGTCCCCTGCAGGAAGGCCGAACGTTGGGCTCCTCCCAAGCTCCCAGCTCATAAACTGAACTCTCaccacactggtggggtcactGGTTGGGGTTATTCTCAGGTGTGGCCTTTGGGAGAGGCTGGTATTGCAGGGTGGAGCCCTCAGGAGGAGGCTGCTGTTCTCACGAAGGTGGCCCAGGGCTCTCCTGCCCTCCTGCCACTGTGAACCAGGAAGTGGGTTCTTGGCAGACGCTGAGTCAGCTGATGCCTTGATCCTGGACTTCCTGgtttccagaactgtgagaagcCATTTGTTGGTAAATCTCCCAGTCTGTGGAAGTCTGTTAGAGCAGCCTGAGGCAGGCAGCAAATCGTCCAGAGGAGCATGTCAGAATAAACATGATACAGGCACGGGTGGTGGTACACGTGGCAGAGTgcatatgtcaccatgcacaaggatccaggttcaagtccctgcttcccagtGGCAGGAGGAgtaagcttcaccagcagtggagcagtgctgcaggtatctttccttctcaagcttcccctttcctcttgattgctccgtctctagccaataaatgaatgaataaataaataagtatattttttaagTGGAAGTGCTGAATGGGAAGCTGGGTAGTTCATCAAGCTTGCATGCCAGAGGCTTGTCTCAAACCCTGTCACCACCAtgtgccagtgctgagcagtgccatggtctctctcactcaggtaaaatgaatatatatttgcctccagggttatcacttgggctcggtgactacactatgaatccactgctcctagaggccttttttttttttatttgttgcccttgttattattgttatgttgttgttgaataggacagagagaaatggagagaggaggagaagacagagagggggagagaaagatagacctgcatcactgcctgttaagtgactcccctgcaggtggggagctgggggctcaaaccaggatcttgtgccagtccttgtgcttcacaccatgcgtgtttaacccattgtgctaccacttggcccctgtaaatattttttagaaagagatcacaacatacatacacacacacacacacagagagagagagagagagagaaacagagacacaaagagtatgtgtgtaagagagagagagagagaccacaacacagaagctcccttcaatgcagtggggcctgGGCTAGAATCTGGATCATGCatttggcaaagcagtgtactatccaagtgagctatttcacaagccttttttttttctttttttttccctccagggttattgttggggcttggtgcctgcactatgaatccactgctcctggtggccatttttccattttttttttgataggacagagagaaaatgagagaggagggggaaatagggagagagaaagctagacacctgcagacctgcttcaccgcttgtgaagtgacccccctgcaggtggggaggcgggggcttgaaccgggatccttgtgggggtccttgcatttagtactatgtgcacttaaccagttgtgccactgcccgactcctcaatGAATGacttttaaagacatatttaaaGGAAACAGAAAGGTAGCCCTGCTGTCCCACATACCCTCCTACATCCCCAGACAGAAACCAGACACACACCTGTGAGCCAGAAATGGAAAGCGTCTGGCGCAGACTGCACACAGGCGCCCATCAGCTGTAGGCATTGTCTTTTGCTCTCAGTTCCCCAAtctgctctttctttcctctggggCAAAGCCAAAGGGGGCAGAGCAGAAGGAGACCACAGCCACAGCTCAGAGCCGGACTACAACTCTGTGAGGTCCCATCTTCAGAGAGGGGCGTGCTCTGACCCCTGGCTCTGTCACTCAGCTCCTAGACACTTTCTACTGGTTTACCTTGGGGACCACTATGCAAACAGGGCtctctatttttaaagaaatgttttatgggggctgggcggtagcacaatgggttaagcgcacatagtgcgaagcacaaggacccctttaaggatccttgtttgagccccgggctccccacctgcagggggaggttgcttcacaaatggtgaagcaggtctgcaggtgtctagctttctctccctctctctgtcttccgctcctctctctgtttctttttgtcctatccaatagcaataacagtaataataacaaccatgataaacaccaagggcaacaaaagggaaaaaatagcctccaggagcagtagattcatagtgcaggcactgagccccagcgataaccctggaggcaaaaaaaaaagagaaatattttattatttatttatgggatggagatagaagttgagaggggagggagagacagagagacacctgcagccccacttcatggtctgtgaagcttcccgcctgcaggtggggagctgaggcttgaacctggtcctggtGCACCATGAAGTGTGCAGTCTACCTGGCCCCAAGGAGGCTCCCTCTTATTGTCTTGGGGGGGGGATCCCTTCAGCTCCCTTTCCTCCTGAGGGTTCTCAAGGCAAAGCGGAGCTGCCAGCAGGCTGTCCAGTGTCAGCTGCTCCCCTGTGGTCAGTGTTCTGAGAAGTGATGGAGGTTAATGTCCGTGCCTGTAAGCTCCCTCTCGTGCTCTGGCTTATCTGGCTGAGTCACACTTTTATGATAATTAGAAGAGAGGTGACCGACATGGGGGTTTTATCCAGTGGCTTAGTTTGTGGGGAGATCTCTATTTTTACTGCTGATATACATGGCGGGTCTGAGAGGTACTCTGGGCTAGCACCATCTattttaagaggggagggggctaTATTGTCCTCATCCGACAGTTGAGGCTGCTGGCCTGCGTGAAGTCAGCAGAATCCGGTAGTTTTATGTAAGCATCCTAGCAGAAGCCTGCTAGACACTAGCAGTTAAGTTCATGTGGACACGCTCTGCATCCTCTGGATACTTCTGTCCTACAGCAGACACTGACACAAAGCCGCTTgctgagagacagtgagacatgcTCATGTGATCTGATGGCTCATTGGCAGCTGCTTCCTGGCTAGTTTTAGAAGCCAGGTGTAAGAGCTGGGTGgtgacgtacctggttgagtgcacacattacaatgtacaaggacctggattcaaatccctggtccccacctgcaagaggaaagcttttgcaagtgaagtagggctgcctactctccctctctgtcacctactgccttcttgatttctggctgtctctatccaataagtaaataaagataataaaaaatttaagaagaagaggaagaagtagaagaagtagaagaagaaggagaagtgttgtaaattaacttaaaaaagggTTTTAGGAGTAGGGGCTGCTTGCAGcgtgtgaaaggattcacagcggggagctgggaactgctttaaacaatacaaggtttattagggtgaaaccggtaaaaggcaaaataagcacttatcatcaagggttaagagtacgctaggtccataaagtctgagtatagttatcaaaagtttagtcccataagataaacaatcatCAGCTCTAGtagaggttgctcatggctgtggaggggtctaaaagtttaccgcctagcagagtcacatgtgttcagttcccaggagaagtagccatggcggcaACAGGCGACCACCCCGAGATGCTTCCGACCAGGAGAAGCAACAACAGCCAAAGAGGGCGAgttctggctggctgtacttttcttCGTACACCAGCAGAGCCTGGATCCGCCCACAGTCCGCAGCCCACCATGTGCCTGTGCAGACCACTGCGCCGGTATACTGCGTCactacagagaaggagaaagagaaggaggagaaggagcaggaagaggaggagaaggaggaggaggaagaagaaaaagaaaggtgttGAGGCTCCTCTCTGCAGGCCTGAGACACACCAGTGcctcccaggtccttgtgcttcacacgatgtgtgcttaacctagtatcCCCAACCCTATttgtttggggtggggtggggacacacaCCAGGGCCAGGACTGAGCCTGAGGCCTCGGGCATGCCAGCCAGCCTCTCTACATTGAGTTGCCTctctggcctgcaggtgtctcagcCTCCAGGAGAGTCAGAATCATGAGCACTGTCCTTTGTCCTTTCTGCTTTGCTCAGACCTGGTGGGAGCATCTCTCTCAGGGATGACTTAAACCTGCCATTCCCAGTCCTGGACATGTCTCTGAGTCATTTCAAGTCCCATCTCCAGCTGTGTTGAGCTGTCAAGCATCACACAGGGACTGACTGACACAGGCCTTGCCCCACACTTCCACAGCCTAGCCtgagcaccaccaacagccatcCTGGGTTCCAGGGGAGGTTTCTCAAGGCCAGAATCAGAGACAGGTCACTGGTGCGTCCACTTGAGAAAAATGGGGCGGCCTCAAAAGAACCACGGCGGGCTGCCAACCCCAGCAATGCAGGGAAGTGGGGATGGGAGCCCGAGGGCTTAGACTAGACTGTAGCCCCTTGTGACTGCAGGTTTCAATGTCATCATTCACTTGGACTGGAGCTTGGCAGTGTGTTTATCTGCCTGTGACTTTCAGAAGACAGTGTTGGAtgggcaagacagctcacttggatagtgtgcttgctctgtcatgggcatgacccaggttcaaacccggcCCCCACAGCTCTGAGGGAGACTTTGATGCTCTGGTgcctttcacttaaaaaaatttttgaagattttcatatatatatatatgtatatatatgtatgtatatgtatatatatttactttacctatttttatttgatgtgacagaaaaatttagagggggatcgatagggaaagagacagatatctacagccctgcctcactactcgtaaagtttccccttgcaggtgaggaccaggggcttgaacctgggtattgtgtgtgctcaatcaggtgcaccaccacccagtcctatagtgtctttctgtctctctctacacacatacaaacacacacacacatacaaatacacacacatgcacacacaaacacacacatacacacattttattggacagaggcagagaaatcaagatggggagacagaaaggagggagagggagagggacacaccTACAGGACTTCTTCACTGTCgtctccccctgtagatggggaccaggggcttgaacccagttccctgGGCATTGTAATAAATGCTCTCAACCAAGCATGTTACTGCCCAtcccttgtctctgtctttctatctgaaaaagtcagcctagagtgatgaagccccagtgataacaacaacaaaaagaccacacacacacctatacatACTTATCACATACATGCTTAGTTGTGATGCTGTTTCTCTTGGACCCTGGGCAAAAGGACTTGTATGGATGGAAGGTTTCCTTTtagatctctctcctctggcataTTTCTCTCCTCATGGTTGTTCTTTCTTATTTCAGCTAGGGGTTTTACATACTGACTATAAGAAGCAGCCTCACTAttcttttagttattattattgttagcagggttatcgctggggtttggtgccagcactgtgcatCCACAGCTCTTGGAGGTCTTTTTTCCTACtgtagtggataggacagagagaaactgagagaggaggtgggggagagagagagagagaaggatagacaactgcagacctgcttcactgcttgtgaagggtcctccctgctggtggggagctgggggcttgaacccccgtccttgcacatggcaatgtgtgtgctcaacctggtgcactacagTCCTGCCCCCtcactatttcttcttcttctttcttcagctcacattctgagcagagcaaaaaacaaacaaacaaaaaccctcctCTTCTAGTATGCCTCCCCTGTGGACAGATGGCCATGGCCTGGTACAGgatgccttctgcacccccagtGTTCTGTCCGCTGGGCAGGGCAGCACCTCCAGGAGCGGAGCCAGAAGGCTGCGTGCAATAGAGGCTGGGCTGCCAGTCCCCGGGGTGATGCGCCAGCCCCTCTGGTCCAGGTGCTCGCTGCCATGCTCAGCTGAGAGAGGGTCTCTGGGAGGCGAAGGTTTTCCAGTTCTCTCCTTTACTGCACAGTTGGCTCACAAGCCCCCTCAAGTCAGTCTGGATAGCTTGTATATGTCTTCATTTGCCTTGTAGTTGCTAGGTTTCCACAGCTTTGAgctttctcagagagagagagagagagaggagagagagagagagagagagaggaaagagagagaagagagacagagagagagagaggagagaaaagaggaaagagagagaggagagagagagagaagagagagaggagagagagagagaagaaagagacagagagagaggagagagaggagagagaggaaagagagagagaagagagagaggagagagagaggagagacagaagagagagagataagagagagacagagagagagaccacagcattcaaGCTCCCTCCAGCTGCAGTGGAGGGCTGGGCTTGGGCCTGGGTCCTGcccaccacaaagtctgtgcactgtccaggtgagacaTCTTGCCGGTctttgcttatttacttatttactttttaaaaatatttatttattcactccgtcttgttgccttgttgttttattgttgtagttatacaCATCTACCACTGCAGTGTAGATGTCTTGGTTCCGAGACAGGGAATCTCATACATGGCACTTGATTCCCCATCTCCTGAGAGCATAAGACAATTTACACTATGCTTTGCTGACATAAGTCACTtgacaagcatttttttttctaagttttcattttatttgaagcTGCAACATACATGGTCTAATACAACAAAACAACATTTAATCAAGTGGAAAGTAACaaactggaaaacaaacaaatggacaCACAAAACCATCGGAAACATGTTAAGATGAGGATGTGATTTCTTTACCATCTTACTGCAATTTTCTTATGTGTTACTGGCCTACATACCCCATGGTCTCTGACAGCATGCAGATGGGAATGGAACCTGGAGTGATTAACTAAATGAGAAGTCCGTTTACTGCAGAGAAGCATTTCACAAGGCAGCCAAACCGTGTCCAGAGATAACTATTCAAGAAATTCTCCTGGTGTTCAGGCTCATTTTAGAATCCATGAACCTTAAGCTGTTCCTCCTTAACAATGCCAACCTCCAGAAGAAACTGGCAAATGTTCTTCCTCTGGTCGCCCTGAAGCTGAATCACCTCTCCGTACTCAGGGTGTTCGATCACAGTACCATTACAGGTGAATTTCTTCTTGAAGGCCTTCACGAGCTTCTTCTTGTCATAGTCGTCCGAGATGCCCTGCACGGTGGTCAGCGTCTTGCGGCCGTTGAGCTGCTGGATCCTTATATGGATGTAGTCCTCGGTCCCGGCCGGGAGTAAGTCGGCGCCCTTAGTTGCATCAGCAAAGGGGTCAAAGGATTGGAGGTTCTGGATAGTGGACATGCGACACTAGTGAGAGGCTGCGGAGGGTGCAGAATGGCTGCGGGGCTTGCCCGGACCGACAAGCACTTTCTGACTGATTTTTCCATGCCCATGGAAAAGTACAACAGCCCACATTTTGATTTTTACGAGCGTCTCTGCATTCTGGGTGAGCATCCAGTCCCCCCcccatgtcaggaaattgtgaggatgtggttgagcttggtagggcttgatctgagggccacgtccatcctgtcagtctctctctctctgctgagagGTTGAGTGAGGAGGGACACGACTCCCCAAAATCTgcttcatcttatcagactccctgcctcacaaagcaccctgcattcctgatactatggcctgctcccttattatctacataatcaccagtttgcctgaaagatccccacccattccattcctttgatctatcttctttctaccctcaagaccctccctgcctacagggtattattaatcctaccagttaaaacccttgcaacagttgctaaggaagttcctacttttcccggtctccttttgcctttctctgcccctttccaaatcatgttaagccatttccatttctgacttgccacttctgggtctgccttttaaaagctttggctctctgatcaataaagagtcaaatttgaactggaattggcgtattgcaccaaagtaaaagtctctggggtgggtgggaggggagaatgcAAATCCAagaaggacgacagaggacctagtgggggttgtactgttatatggaaaactgagaaatgttatgcatgtacaaactattatatttactgttaaatgtaaaaacattaattccccaataaagaaattaaaaaaataaagaatcaaattgccTCACTGCCaccagcttggttcctgggtcatctctctcccgtgtcgctgagtgagtagcagcccaggctggctccggtcgcgttctctccaacccagagagtacgcggccaggaagaggcacccccacgctagcccggctcCCCCAAGAGAACATGACAAGTTTTCCTAAGAAGACCAAATCATGGTGGCCTGTGGGGCAGCGCATGCTCTCCCTTCAGCTCCCTTCAGAGACCCAATTTGGCAGCTGCTCTGCAGGCCTGTGGAGGCAGGAGCGACTCTATGGGGCCACTGGGTGCATCTGCATGGCACCTCCATGAGAAAAGGTCACGGGAGGTTAGCTTTCTATTGGCAAAGGTCTCCCCTTGCCTCTGCCGGCATATTTCCCTCGACAGCTGACCGGCCGGGGTCCGGTGCTAGCTGACATCCTCTCCCTCGCTCCTTCTGAGCTGTTCCAGGCCTGTGTGGTCACAGTTTGGCTGTGAACTCCACCAGCCCCAACCACAAGGAAACTAGAACTGCTGTGTGACCCTCCTTGCTGACATCTTAGCCGCTGACTGGCTTGCAGGGCAGCTGCTAATGACTGGCTTAGCCGGGCCTGTGGTCTGTGGGCTCCAGGCGGCACTTAGGGAGAGCCCGTCTTTAATTAGACAAATAAAGTGTCCTCTTCTGGTTTTCCCCAGTGCACAAGCCCATGGTGACCACAGCAGGGAACCTGGGGACCTCTCTCAGGTCCCCTCAGCCagtatgtgtgcgtgcgtgtgtgcgtgtgtgtgtcccattccaccgcctcagctctgggctctttttcactttcttgtAATAACAAGTCACTTCTATTtagtttccttctttctctttctttctaatatatattttgcctccagggttattgctggggctctgtgcctgcactacgaatccactgctcctggtggccttttcccccttttattggataggacagagtgaaattgagaggagaggggaagacagagagggggagagagaaagctagacacctgcagacctgctgcaccacttaagaagtgacccccgccccctgcaggtggggaaccaggggctcaaacctggatcctatcccgggtccttgtgcttcttactatgtgcgcttaaccttctgagcCAACACCGCCCTCCTTTACTTctaatattttcaatatttattatttttgatagaacagacagaaatcaagagaggcggtgtagatagaaagggagagagacagagacagcttcaGTCctctttcaccactcgtgaagcttcccctacaggtggggaccggaggcttgaaccttggtccttaagCGTGGtagcaagtgtgctcaaccaggtgtgccaacacccagctccTGTTTAATTTCCAAAATGCTTTCAGTGTGTGTCACCAGTACAAATTTTAGAACTTTATATGACATGGATTTAAATGATCATAGTTTTTTCCTACCCCAAACTACTAAGTTCCATTTCAGAAGGGAACAATCAAAAACTCAATATAGCCAACATtttattgttctgctttattcctCTGCTCCcttaaaataaaagagggggccaggcagtggtgcacctggttaagcattcacattacagtgcacaaggatccaggttcaagctcctggtccccacctgcagggagaaaacctaacgagtggtgaagcagggctgcaggtgtttctctgtctctttccatctctatatccctctcccctctcaagttctctccatctctatccaataataaaaataagttcagaattccttccttccttccttccttcctctttctttctttctttcttttctttctttctaccagaacactgatcagctctgtccTATGGTGGTATGGGCcgggggggggttggtggtgattgaacctgggactttagagcctcaagcatgacagtctgtttgcatcatcattatgctatctacccccacccccaataataaaaatgaataaatataaaaaagaaaatgatacccATTACTCATAGCTAATTAAACATTTTTCCAGCATTGCGGCTGTCTTATCAATACTATTGTCAATATTGCCATGGTCTCTGCTCCCATCTTCCTGTGAATAATCACTTTTTCCCAGAACCTTTTCCAACTAGAACTAAAGGGCAAAGGAGCACTTTGCTCTCTGATTACGATAGTCTTGCATTTGCTTACACATGGGATTCATCATCTGCAGCCTGGAGTCTTGCCCTAGAAGTTGACACCCCCTTTGGAGAAATCACCTACTTGGATGCTAAGCCTTatcatgtgcacgacccaggttcaagcctggcctgcatcacactgaaggaagtctcggtgctgtgttctctttcattctctgcatTTCTGCTTccctgttgagagagagagagaaagagagagagaaagagagagagaaagagagagagagcactgcagcactgcttccccactcatgaagcatcctccatgcaggtgggaactgggggcttgaacccaggtcctaatgtgtgcactcaaccaggtgcaccaccatctgccccttGTCTAGACAATTTCAAAACCTCCTTTGGCAGTAGGAGAATCTTTcttacagttcttcttcttctagcgtttgcccttcttccgtagccagtcaacagcatcaggttgagcctgatgtaaagtttcgagacctcctttgaatctggagaggtggcagtcattgactatgtgggtcatagtctgtctgtagctgcaggggcagttcgggtcatctctggctccccagcgatggaacatagcgccgcactggccatggcctgttcgatagcgattgaggagggcccaatcataatgtgctaggtcaaagccgggttgacgcttgcaggggtctgtgatgaggtgtttgttctttacctcagctgactgccagctctgtttccaagagtctggaacagagaagttcagtgtaggcataggggaccagattgggtgacgagacgtcaagcgttggacagggtgggcgaagatatccgcgtatatcggcaggtccggtcgagcgtagacgtgggaaatgaacttagatgatgccgcatcctgacgaatatctggcggggcgatgttgctaagaactggcagccatggaaccagggtggaacggatggttccagaaatgatcctcatggaggaatataatttggaatcgaccaagtggacatgggggctacggaaccatcctggggcacagtattctgcagtggaatagcataatgccagagatgatgatcgtagtgtggaagcgctcgcaccccatgaggagctggccagtcttgcaatgatgttattcctcgcgcccacctttgctgcagtttttgtgagatgtttgtgaaatgacagggtgcgatcaagagtaacgccaagatagactcgctgggcttcatgccggattctcgtattgccaaactgcacattaagctcatgcgaggccgaggcatggtgtagatggaaaacagatgataccgtttttgcagtgctaaggattagtcgccattttttacagtaatcagatatcagagacatgtctttcgtgagtgtttcctcgaggatgtcgaacttggatgcctgagttgcaccgcagatgtcatcggcgtagatgaacttccttgaagaagtttctgggaggtcattgatgtaaatattaaatagcgtaggagccagaacagagccctgggggaggccacttgagacaagtctccatctgctagacttgtcacccagatgcacccggaatcttctgttttggagaagaaacgatatagtgttggccacccatggaggcaggcatcttgagatcttgtctaggagaccacggtgccagaccgtgtcataggctgctgtgagatca from Erinaceus europaeus chromosome 20, mEriEur2.1, whole genome shotgun sequence carries:
- the LOC103113954 gene encoding eukaryotic translation initiation factor 1b, whose product is MSTIQNLQSFDPFADATKGADLLPAGTEDYIHIRIQQLNGRKTLTTVQGISDDYDKKKLVKAFKKKFTCNGTVIEHPEYGEVIQLQGDQRKNICQFLLEVGIVKEEQLKVHGF